The Rhizobium leguminosarum genome includes a region encoding these proteins:
- the gcvH gene encoding glycine cleavage system protein GcvH encodes MLKFTEEHEWLKIEGGVATVGITTYAVDQLGDLVFVELPEVGATFSKNGNAATVESVKAASDVYCPLDGEITEVNPAIVADPSLVNSDPQGAGWFFKLKLANAADADGLLDEAAYKELTA; translated from the coding sequence AAGAACACGAATGGCTGAAGATCGAAGGCGGCGTTGCGACGGTCGGCATCACCACTTATGCAGTCGATCAGCTCGGCGACCTGGTTTTCGTCGAACTGCCGGAAGTCGGCGCGACCTTCTCCAAGAACGGCAATGCCGCGACCGTTGAATCCGTCAAGGCTGCTTCCGACGTCTATTGTCCGCTGGATGGCGAGATCACCGAGGTCAATCCGGCCATCGTTGCAGATCCGTCGCTGGTCAATTCCGATCCTCAGGGCGCCGGCTGGTTCTTCAAGCTGAAGCTGGCAAACGCTGCGGACGCAGATGGCCTGCTCGACGAGGCGGCCTACAAGGAGCTCACTGCGTAA